One Sediminibacillus dalangtanensis genomic region harbors:
- a CDS encoding TetR/AcrR family transcriptional regulator yields MTKKKTQIVLLTMKFIKEKGFLAFSYDDLAKELGITKAGIHYHFEKKGDLGIAVCTYLEETLEQTYATIKEETIKTTDKPLVFLSKRAAQVDRHAVCPISALQVDYNDLPGPMQEKVRQISQREIRILTELLEDAKQDGGLKAIDDLEGLAALLITSAKGGLQYQRVLGDAFFSKVWTAFNRLIKCDQGDTWI; encoded by the coding sequence ATGACAAAGAAAAAAACCCAAATCGTTTTATTAACGATGAAGTTTATAAAAGAAAAAGGCTTTCTGGCTTTCAGCTATGATGACTTGGCGAAAGAGCTCGGTATCACAAAGGCTGGCATTCATTATCATTTTGAAAAGAAAGGAGATTTGGGCATCGCCGTTTGTACGTATCTGGAAGAAACACTTGAACAAACATATGCCACCATCAAAGAGGAAACGATAAAAACCACCGACAAACCATTGGTCTTCCTCTCCAAAAGAGCGGCTCAAGTTGATCGGCATGCGGTTTGTCCGATTTCCGCATTACAGGTAGACTATAATGACTTGCCCGGACCCATGCAGGAAAAAGTCCGACAGATCAGCCAAAGGGAAATCAGGATATTGACAGAGCTGCTTGAAGATGCAAAACAGGATGGCGGCCTGAAAGCAATCGATGACTTGGAAGGATTGGCAGCCCTCCTCATCACTAGTGCGAAGGGTGGCCTGCAATATCAGCGTGTCCTGGGAGATGCCTTTTTTTCAAAGGTATGGACCGCGTTCAATAGACTAATAAAATGTGATCAAGGAGATACATGGATATGA
- the fabF gene encoding beta-ketoacyl-ACP synthase II: MTRRVVVTGYGVVSPLGNTVEALWDNVKQGKSGIKRIQADGYENINTQIAGYITDFDAAQYLEKKEISKYDLFIQYAVAAAQQALAQSGLDLEKANKERLGVYVGSGIGGIHTTLEQHKAFLDKGPKRVSPFMVPMMISNMASGILSIKNGFKGPSFSPVSACATGNQAIGEAYLNIKHGYSDGILAGGAEASITPVAFAGFSKMRAMSTFNDSPEQASRPFDSGRDGFVMSEGSGILFLEEYEHAKARGASILGEVVGYGSTTDAHHITAPDFEGAANAMKLALNMANIEPTAVDYINAHGTSTPDGDKSETNAIKRVFGSHAYDLKVSSTKSMTGHLFGAAGGLEAVVTLKSILEDTAPPTINYETPDEECDLDYVPNQAVKTEINHAISNGFGFGGHNAVLAFKKFSE, encoded by the coding sequence ATGACAAGAAGAGTAGTAGTAACAGGATACGGAGTTGTCTCGCCACTCGGAAACACTGTCGAGGCTCTCTGGGACAATGTGAAACAAGGGAAATCAGGCATTAAAAGAATCCAAGCAGATGGCTATGAAAACATAAATACGCAAATCGCCGGTTATATTACCGATTTCGATGCCGCGCAATATCTCGAGAAAAAAGAAATAAGTAAGTATGACTTATTCATTCAGTATGCCGTTGCCGCAGCTCAGCAAGCTTTGGCTCAGTCCGGCTTGGATTTGGAAAAAGCAAACAAGGAAAGACTCGGCGTTTATGTCGGATCCGGCATCGGTGGGATCCATACGACGCTGGAACAGCACAAAGCGTTTCTCGACAAAGGGCCGAAGCGAGTTTCGCCGTTTATGGTGCCGATGATGATCAGCAATATGGCTTCAGGCATCCTTTCTATCAAAAATGGTTTCAAAGGTCCAAGCTTCTCCCCTGTCTCGGCTTGTGCCACAGGGAATCAGGCCATCGGGGAAGCATATCTGAATATCAAACACGGCTACTCAGATGGCATTCTTGCCGGCGGGGCAGAAGCCTCTATCACTCCGGTAGCTTTTGCTGGATTTTCAAAAATGAGGGCCATGTCCACCTTCAACGATTCTCCAGAACAAGCCAGCCGCCCTTTTGACAGCGGACGGGATGGGTTTGTCATGTCAGAAGGATCAGGCATTTTATTCCTGGAGGAATATGAGCATGCCAAAGCAAGAGGGGCTTCCATTTTAGGGGAAGTCGTCGGCTATGGGTCGACAACGGATGCCCATCATATCACCGCTCCTGACTTTGAGGGTGCTGCCAACGCCATGAAGCTTGCTTTGAATATGGCAAATATCGAACCGACGGCTGTTGATTACATCAATGCCCACGGAACAAGCACACCGGACGGAGACAAATCGGAAACAAATGCGATTAAACGTGTATTTGGTTCGCACGCTTACGACCTGAAGGTGAGTTCGACAAAATCGATGACCGGACATCTGTTCGGTGCGGCAGGCGGGCTCGAAGCAGTCGTCACGCTGAAAAGCATCCTGGAAGACACCGCTCCGCCGACCATTAATTATGAAACACCGGATGAGGAATGCGATTTGGATTACGTACCAAATCAAGCCGTCAAAACAGAGATAAACCATGCCATTTCCAATGGTTTTGGTTTCGGCGGGCATAATGCCGTGCTGGCATTTAAAAAGTTTTCTGAGTAA
- a CDS encoding response regulator transcription factor, giving the protein MQDISILIADDEKEIADLISIHLEKEGYRVFVAADGKEALDIVQRQSIDLLVLDIMMPKIDGYEVTRQIRERYNMPIIFLSAKTSDFDKVQGLVIGADDYMTKPFNPIELIARVNAKLRRFKKWNHKQTTQTYDLEFGGLHISPDQRRVLLYGETVELTPKEFDILYLLASHPKKVFSVENIFQRVWDEAYYEGANTVMVHIRTLRKKLKEDKRKIKFIKTVWGVGYAFNG; this is encoded by the coding sequence ATGCAGGATATTTCTATTTTAATAGCGGACGATGAAAAGGAGATTGCCGATTTGATTTCCATTCATCTTGAAAAAGAAGGATATCGCGTCTTCGTGGCGGCGGATGGCAAGGAGGCATTGGACATAGTCCAGCGTCAATCCATTGATCTGCTTGTTTTGGATATCATGATGCCGAAGATAGATGGATATGAAGTGACCCGCCAGATCCGGGAGCGTTACAATATGCCGATTATTTTTTTGAGTGCGAAGACTTCGGATTTTGACAAGGTGCAAGGGTTGGTGATCGGTGCGGATGATTATATGACAAAACCCTTCAACCCGATTGAGTTGATTGCCCGGGTTAATGCAAAGCTGCGCCGGTTCAAGAAATGGAATCACAAGCAGACAACACAGACGTACGACCTGGAGTTCGGCGGATTGCATATTTCTCCTGACCAGCGTCGTGTATTGCTTTATGGAGAAACGGTTGAATTGACGCCGAAGGAATTTGATATTTTATATTTACTGGCCAGTCATCCGAAGAAGGTTTTCAGTGTAGAAAATATCTTTCAGCGAGTCTGGGATGAAGCGTATTATGAAGGGGCCAATACCGTGATGGTTCATATCCGCACCCTCCGGAAAAAGCTGAAGGAAGACAAGCGGAAAATTAAATTCATCAAAACAGTTTGGGGCGTTGGATATGCATTCAATGGGTAA
- a CDS encoding HAMP domain-containing sensor histidine kinase, translating into MGNLLHSFRARMVMLFGLSMLLSGLVTYLIYKALQYYYHTMVDYQDPLTRLRAFILQVGDINFFLIIFIPVAILFFFVLTKPYLTYFDEISKGIHYLARGDFQHTIAIQTKDEFGDIAKDINLAGEKLKEAIERGDFSESSKDQLVVNLAHDLRTPLTSVLGYLDLILKDDSLTEEQKKHYITISYTKSQRLERLIDELFELTRMNYGMMTVEKTLINLSNLLNQLTEELYPVFEQNQLAARLDIVPDLPVSGDGELLARVFENLLANAIRYGQDGQFVDVKGFKDKDDAVVQVINYGDSISKDELPYLFDMFYKGDKARVHQENSTGLGLFIAKNIMEQHGGTITADSNLIRTVFEVRMPLNGEEMDQT; encoded by the coding sequence ATGGGTAACCTATTACACAGTTTTCGAGCGAGGATGGTGATGTTATTCGGTTTGAGTATGCTGCTTTCCGGGCTGGTCACGTATCTGATCTATAAAGCTTTGCAATATTATTACCATACCATGGTTGATTACCAGGATCCGCTCACACGCTTGCGTGCCTTTATTCTCCAGGTGGGAGATATTAATTTCTTTTTAATCATTTTTATACCGGTTGCGATATTGTTTTTCTTCGTACTTACGAAGCCTTATTTAACGTACTTTGATGAAATATCGAAGGGAATACACTACCTTGCCCGAGGAGATTTTCAACACACGATTGCCATCCAGACAAAGGATGAATTCGGAGATATAGCAAAAGACATCAACCTGGCAGGAGAGAAACTGAAAGAGGCGATTGAGAGAGGTGATTTTTCAGAGAGCAGTAAAGACCAGCTGGTGGTGAATCTTGCACACGATTTGCGGACACCGCTTACCTCTGTTTTGGGATACTTGGATCTGATATTGAAGGACGATAGCTTGACGGAGGAGCAAAAAAAGCATTATATTACTATCTCTTATACGAAATCCCAGCGCCTGGAGAGGCTGATTGATGAATTGTTTGAGCTGACAAGAATGAATTATGGCATGATGACCGTTGAAAAAACCCTGATAAACCTAAGTAATTTACTGAATCAGTTAACAGAAGAACTATATCCGGTTTTCGAACAAAATCAATTGGCTGCCAGGTTGGATATTGTTCCGGATTTGCCCGTTTCGGGAGACGGCGAGCTGTTGGCACGGGTATTTGAAAACCTTCTGGCCAATGCGATCCGCTATGGACAGGATGGTCAATTCGTAGATGTAAAAGGATTTAAAGACAAAGATGACGCAGTAGTACAAGTTATCAACTATGGAGATAGTATTTCAAAAGATGAATTGCCCTACCTTTTCGATATGTTTTATAAGGGGGATAAAGCCCGGGTGCATCAGGAAAACAGTACTGGTCTCGGCTTGTTCATCGCTAAGAACATCATGGAGCAGCACGGCGGTACGATTACTGCGGACAGCAATTTAATCCGTACGGTATTTGAAGTCCGAATGCCGCTGAATGGAGAAGAAATGGACCAGACTTAG